Proteins from a genomic interval of Danio rerio strain Tuebingen ecotype United States chromosome 4, GRCz12tu, whole genome shotgun sequence:
- the LOC108183901 gene encoding uncharacterized protein, with the protein MSSTDLMVLKEETHQRNEMEEKHQDIPTDEKPTLTKKTSSRGRPRKSKSKCNFSSKQRRKTFSQKPKLDVHMRVHKGEKTCTCKQCGKSFYTIGNLTVHMRIHTGEKPYTCEQCGKSFCQKENFKTHMRIHTGERPYTCQQCGKSFYHAGNLIMHMRIHTEERPYSCPQCGKSFKQNGNLEVHMRTHTGEKRFTCTQCGKSFVKKQNLDIHMRIHTGEKPYTCTECGKSFTYKSSLNNHMRTHTGENPFACAQCGKSFSSKSSLMNHMNGHTGTIVFTCDHCGINLKRKDYIRRHMKTHSREDHFRCSECGKGFTHKRSLSAHMKLHNEEQSPEK; encoded by the exons ATGAGCTCCACAG acctgatggtgctgaaagaagagactcatcAACGGAATGAAATGGAAGAGAAACACCAAGACATAccgactgatgaaaaacccacactgactaaaaaAACTTCATCACgtggaagacctcggaaatccaaatctAAGTGTAATTTCAGCAGTAAACAGCGTAGAAAGACTTTTAGTCAAAAGCCAAAGCTTGacgttcacatgagagttcacaaaggggagaaaacttgcacctgcaaacagtgtggaaaaagcttctatactataggaaacttaacagtgcacatgagaattcacactggggagaagccttaCACCtgtgaacagtgtggaaagagtttttgtcaaaaagaaaactttaaaacccacatgagaattcacactggagagaggccgtacacatgccaacagtgtggaaaaagcttctatcaTGCAGGAAACTTGATaatgcacatgagaattcacactgagGAGAGGCCTTActcttgccctcagtgtggaaagagttttaagcaaaatggcaaccttgaagtccacatgagaactcacactggagagaaaagaTTTACTTGcacacagtgtgggaaaagttttgttaaaaaacaaaaccttgacatccacatgaggattcacactggagagaaaccttacacatgcacagagtgtggtaaaagtttcacaTATAAAAGCTCACTCAATaaccacatgagaactcacaccggagagaacccgtttgcatgtgctcagtgtggaaagagcttctcaAGCAAATCTAGCCTCATgaaccacatgaatggtcacactggaaccatagtgttcacatgtgatcatTGTGGAATTAACCTCAAACGCAAAGACTACATTAGGCGacacatgaagactcactcaAGAGAGGATCAttttagatgcagtgagtgtggaaagggctttacccataaaagaagcctcagcgctcacatgaagcttcacaatgaAGAGCAGAGTCCTGAAAAATGA